A stretch of Crossiella cryophila DNA encodes these proteins:
- a CDS encoding DUF3073 domain-containing protein: MGRGRAKAKQAKVAREIKYSSPTTDLEALQRELSGPSSGGRQVDDRFDNSDDRYQDRY, encoded by the coding sequence ATGGGGCGCGGCCGAGCTAAGGCCAAGCAGGCGAAGGTCGCACGCGAGATCAAGTACAGCTCGCCGACCACCGACCTCGAGGCCCTTCAGCGAGAGCTGTCCGGACCATCGAGCGGCGGCCGTCAGGTCGACGATCGATTTGACAACAGCGACGATCGTTACCAAGACAGGTATTGA
- a CDS encoding acyl carrier protein encodes MSVEAEIRGLLAEAVELDRAAIDALPADTGLFAPEIGLTSLAGLKLLSAIQQRFGVDVADEDMNLDSLESIASLAAFVGTRTRR; translated from the coding sequence ATGAGCGTCGAGGCGGAGATCCGCGGTCTGCTGGCCGAGGCCGTCGAACTGGACCGCGCGGCGATCGACGCGCTGCCCGCGGACACCGGCCTGTTCGCGCCGGAGATCGGCCTGACCTCGCTGGCCGGGCTGAAGTTGCTCAGCGCGATCCAGCAGCGGTTCGGCGTGGATGTGGCGGATGAGGACATGAACCTGGACTCGTTGGAGTCCATCGCCAGCCTGGCCGCGTTTGTCGGCACGAGAACCCGCCGATGA